A portion of the Clostridium gelidum genome contains these proteins:
- a CDS encoding DegT/DnrJ/EryC1/StrS family aminotransferase — MNIPLIDLKAQYKSISEDLDRVTKEVLSSASYIMGKNVIEFEKEFAEYIGVKHAISVGNGTDALVIALRSLGIGTGDEVITSPFTYFASAEVISAVGAIPVFVDVEKETFNIDPSKIEEKITKKTKAIIPVHIFGQSARMDEINKIAKKYNLKVIEDACQAVGSKYKEKMIGALSDVACFSFFPTKNLSCAGDGGMIVTSDDNIATIARAIRTHGSGETGQKAYNLLNNITEEIETFKGGDDTVYNPLKYYNYLIGVNSRLDAIQAAILRVKLPHLDKWNSRRREIAKIYDKKLKNSNVVVPIIDEENETVYHQYVLQCENREDMLNKLKEKGVATGVYYPVPLHLQKVYKDLGYKEGDMPVAEYLSHRTFAIPVYPELTEQEINYIIESIQA, encoded by the coding sequence ATGAATATTCCATTAATTGATTTAAAAGCTCAATATAAGTCTATTTCAGAAGATTTAGATAGAGTAACTAAAGAGGTACTTTCTTCTGCAAGTTATATTATGGGTAAGAATGTAATAGAATTCGAAAAGGAATTTGCAGAATATATAGGAGTTAAGCATGCAATATCAGTAGGGAATGGAACTGATGCATTAGTTATTGCATTAAGATCTTTAGGAATAGGAACTGGAGATGAAGTAATAACTTCACCATTTACTTATTTCGCTTCAGCAGAAGTAATTTCAGCGGTTGGTGCAATACCTGTTTTTGTTGATGTAGAAAAAGAAACATTTAATATAGATCCAAGTAAGATAGAAGAAAAAATAACTAAAAAGACAAAAGCTATTATACCAGTTCATATTTTCGGCCAAAGTGCTAGGATGGATGAAATAAATAAAATAGCAAAAAAGTATAATTTAAAAGTTATTGAAGATGCTTGTCAAGCAGTAGGTTCTAAGTATAAAGAAAAAATGATAGGAGCATTAAGTGATGTAGCTTGTTTCTCATTTTTCCCAACAAAGAATCTTTCATGTGCTGGTGACGGTGGAATGATAGTAACTTCTGATGACAATATAGCAACTATAGCCAGAGCAATAAGAACTCATGGAAGTGGAGAAACTGGTCAAAAGGCTTATAATTTATTAAATAACATAACAGAAGAAATAGAAACATTTAAAGGCGGAGATGATACGGTATATAATCCGTTAAAATATTATAATTATTTAATTGGAGTTAATTCAAGATTAGATGCAATTCAAGCAGCAATTTTAAGAGTTAAATTGCCGCATTTAGATAAATGGAATAGTAGAAGAAGAGAAATCGCTAAAATATATGATAAAAAATTAAAAAATTCAAATGTAGTAGTTCCTATTATTGATGAAGAAAATGAAACAGTTTATCATCAATATGTATTACAATGTGAAAATAGGGAAGACATGTTAAATAAACTTAAAGAAAAGGGTGTGGCGACAGGCGTATATTATCCAGTTCCACTACACCTACAAAAAGTATATAAGGATCTTGGATATAAAGAAGGCGATATGCCAGTTGCAGAATATCTATCACATAGAACTTTTGCAATACCAGTTTATCCGGAATTAACAGAACAAGAAATAAATTATATAATTGAAAGTATACAAGCATAA
- the dltD gene encoding D-alanyl-lipoteichoic acid biosynthesis protein DltD, with translation MKKIISLLIPILIAIMTTIGINSLLDKKIETLTKEKNINLMGRKYPDTIKDKNVLDKKILSDEGDLFLLGSSEMGIDVPQNPLKLFPFKGAEYNISCFGRAYAQSLQQATYLGAGDIKDKQKVAFILSIQWFEDWKVEEPYNFVVNFSDVQFYKFLNNPRISEENKKYYAERIYKFLTKDKKYPAEAFYAKLYLDSSKIANFEKLAFKPYYEVKQYLLDIQDKALLYQEVKDLPNKSSQETLKDVNWDDEYVQIEKENEQIVATNQFNLDDKYYNQNLKGEIDKHKGELKSENLIQSKEMDDYKFFLSVCKDLNIEPYIILPPVNGWYYDYLQLSKDKRDEYYEKVKKIANDNSLEVLDLHEYDYKKYFLIDPMHLGKEGWLKASEEIYKHFNK, from the coding sequence ATGAAGAAGATAATCAGTTTATTAATACCAATATTGATTGCAATAATGACTACAATCGGAATTAATTCATTATTGGATAAAAAAATAGAAACATTGACTAAAGAAAAAAACATTAATTTAATGGGGCGAAAATATCCAGATACCATTAAAGATAAAAATGTGTTGGATAAAAAAATATTATCAGATGAAGGAGATTTATTTTTACTTGGGTCATCTGAAATGGGGATAGATGTGCCACAAAATCCACTGAAATTATTTCCTTTTAAAGGAGCAGAATACAATATTAGTTGCTTTGGAAGAGCATATGCGCAAAGTTTACAACAGGCTACTTATTTAGGTGCAGGAGATATAAAAGATAAACAAAAAGTAGCATTTATTCTTTCAATTCAATGGTTTGAAGATTGGAAAGTAGAAGAACCATATAATTTTGTTGTTAACTTTTCAGATGTTCAATTTTATAAATTTTTAAACAATCCAAGGATAAGTGAAGAAAATAAAAAATATTACGCTGAAAGAATATACAAATTTTTGACAAAGGATAAAAAATATCCAGCAGAAGCTTTTTATGCTAAACTTTATTTAGATTCAAGCAAAATTGCAAATTTTGAAAAATTAGCATTTAAGCCATATTACGAAGTAAAGCAATATTTGTTAGATATTCAGGATAAAGCATTACTTTATCAGGAAGTTAAAGACTTGCCTAATAAAAGTAGTCAAGAAACATTAAAAGATGTTAATTGGGATGATGAATATGTCCAAATTGAAAAAGAAAATGAACAGATAGTGGCTACAAACCAATTTAACTTAGACGATAAATATTATAACCAGAACTTAAAAGGTGAAATTGACAAGCACAAGGGTGAGTTAAAGTCAGAAAATCTTATTCAATCAAAAGAAATGGATGATTATAAGTTTTTCTTAAGTGTTTGCAAAGATCTTAATATAGAACCATATATTATTTTACCACCAGTTAATGGCTGGTATTATGATTATTTACAACTTAGTAAAGATAAAAGAGATGAATATTATGAAAAAGTTAAAAAAATAGCAAATGATAATAGTTTAGAAGTTCTTGATTTACATGAATATGATTATAAAAAATATTTTTTAATAGATCCAATGCATTTAGGAAAAGAAGGGTGGCTTAAAGCAAGTGAAGAAATTTATAAACATTTTAATAAGTAA
- a CDS encoding nucleotide sugar dehydrogenase, protein MSVLKQQLLDKINNKTAKVGVVGLGYVGLPLAVEKANAGYQTIGFDVQEEKVNMVNEGKNYIGDVVDQNLKEIVEAKLLKATTDFSFVKDVDTICICVPTPLDLYKQPDLSYVVDSTRSVAEYLHKGMLVILESTTYPGTTEEILKPILEESGLKCGEDFFLAFSPERVDPGNKDFNTKNTPKVVGGCSDECTEVAAALYRNILEGDIHTVSCPAVAEMEKILENTFRNINIALANEMAILCNRMGIDVWEVIDAAKTKPYGFMPFYPGPGLGGHCIPLDPFYLEWKAKEYDYHTRLIETSGEINDSMPDFVLDNVMKILNKNKKALNGAKVLLLGVAYKNDIDDYRESPAFKVIELLEKNGADLMINDPYCPISKYKGKTYNSVDWTEVIDDSDIVIITTNHSCYDYETIVARAKVVYDTRNATKNVVNNREKIYKL, encoded by the coding sequence ATGTCAGTATTAAAACAACAATTATTAGATAAGATAAATAATAAAACCGCAAAAGTTGGTGTGGTTGGACTTGGTTATGTTGGATTACCATTAGCTGTAGAAAAGGCTAATGCTGGATACCAAACTATTGGATTTGATGTTCAAGAAGAAAAAGTTAATATGGTTAATGAAGGAAAAAATTATATAGGTGATGTAGTAGATCAAAACCTAAAAGAGATAGTGGAAGCAAAGCTTTTAAAAGCTACTACAGATTTTAGTTTTGTTAAAGATGTAGATACAATTTGTATTTGTGTACCAACTCCGTTGGATTTATATAAGCAACCAGATTTATCATACGTTGTAGATTCAACAAGAAGTGTTGCAGAATATTTACATAAAGGTATGCTTGTTATTCTTGAAAGCACTACATATCCAGGAACAACAGAGGAAATTCTTAAGCCAATTCTAGAGGAAAGTGGTCTTAAATGTGGAGAAGATTTTTTCTTAGCTTTTTCACCAGAAAGAGTTGATCCAGGTAATAAAGACTTTAACACTAAAAATACTCCAAAGGTTGTTGGAGGATGTAGTGATGAATGTACTGAAGTTGCAGCAGCATTATATAGAAATATATTAGAAGGCGATATACACACAGTATCATGTCCCGCTGTAGCTGAAATGGAAAAGATATTAGAAAATACTTTCAGAAATATAAATATTGCATTAGCTAATGAAATGGCTATTTTATGTAACAGAATGGGAATTGATGTATGGGAAGTTATAGATGCAGCTAAAACTAAACCATATGGTTTCATGCCATTTTATCCAGGTCCAGGTCTAGGTGGACATTGTATACCACTTGATCCATTTTATTTAGAATGGAAAGCAAAAGAATATGATTATCATACAAGGTTAATTGAAACATCAGGTGAAATCAATGATTCAATGCCTGATTTTGTATTGGATAATGTAATGAAGATTTTAAATAAGAATAAGAAAGCATTAAATGGAGCTAAAGTTCTTTTATTAGGTGTTGCATATAAAAATGATATTGATGATTATAGAGAATCGCCAGCATTTAAGGTAATAGAGTTATTAGAAAAGAATGGTGCGGACCTTATGATAAATGATCCATATTGTCCAATATCTAAATACAAAGGTAAGACATATAATTCAGTAGATTGGACAGAAGTTATAGATGATTCTGATATTGTCATCATAACAACAAATCATAGTTGCTATGATTATGAAACAATTGTGGCTAGGGCTAAAGTCGTATATGATACAAGAAATGCAACTAAGAATGTAGTTAATAATAGAGAAAAGATTTATAAATTATAA
- a CDS encoding acyltransferase, whose translation MDNNYFVHESSYVDDNVKIGDETKIWHFSHIMSNCEIGEKCNIGQNVVISPGVKLGNGVKIQNNVSVYTGVICEDDVFLGPSCVFTNVVNPRSFIERKTEYKDTIIGKGASIGANVTIVCGHNIGKYALVGAGAVVTKHIPDYALVVGNPASMLGYVCKCGEKLRFKDEHATCTACGEKYIKDKEKVSPVKN comes from the coding sequence ATGGATAATAATTATTTTGTACACGAGTCCAGTTATGTAGATGACAATGTTAAAATAGGTGATGAAACAAAGATATGGCATTTTTCTCACATTATGAGTAATTGTGAAATTGGGGAAAAGTGCAATATAGGTCAGAATGTTGTTATATCACCAGGAGTCAAACTTGGGAATGGAGTGAAAATACAAAATAATGTATCTGTTTATACAGGTGTTATTTGTGAGGATGATGTATTTTTAGGACCATCTTGTGTATTTACAAATGTAGTTAACCCAAGAAGTTTTATTGAAAGAAAGACTGAATATAAAGATACCATAATTGGCAAGGGTGCATCTATAGGTGCAAATGTAACAATTGTATGTGGACACAATATAGGCAAATATGCATTAGTAGGTGCTGGTGCAGTGGTTACTAAGCATATACCTGATTATGCTTTAGTTGTAGGAAATCCAGCAAGCATGCTGGGATATGTATGTAAATGTGGAGAAAAGTTAAGATTTAAAGATGAGCATGCAACTTGTACTGCTTGTGGGGAAAAATATATTAAAGATAAAGAAAAAGTTAGTCCAGTTAAGAATTAA
- the dltB gene encoding D-alanyl-lipoteichoic acid biosynthesis protein DltB, translated as MTLIQYGDYFYLYVLMIALIPAIILGLLEKQIKYYGAFLSILMVIAIMGIGKIFPLFLLAEIILIKGYFILRKKTDNKYLYYFALICSMLPVIIFKISAITSERSIGFIGLSYLNFKAIQMIIEIYDGAIKDVNILKTLYFFLFFPTLSCGPIDRSRRFEDDLEKNIGRKEYIDDYLNLGIKRIIRGIVYKFIIANLVSALWMSKIPTDITFINSLNYMYAYSLYLFFDFAGYTAFAVGTSYILGIKVPENFNKPFLSKDMKEFWTRWHISLSKWFGDYIYSRFVLNSMRNKRFKNRFIASNVGQLLTMLIMGAWHDLKWYYIIYGLYQGLALVGTDIYQRKSKFYKTHKKQKWFQYIQIVITFHIACFGLLLFSGYLYSK; from the coding sequence ATGACGTTAATTCAATATGGAGATTATTTTTATTTATATGTATTAATGATTGCTTTAATACCAGCTATTATTTTAGGATTATTAGAAAAACAGATTAAATATTATGGTGCTTTCTTATCAATATTAATGGTAATAGCAATTATGGGAATAGGAAAAATATTTCCATTGTTTCTATTAGCAGAAATTATATTAATTAAAGGATATTTTATCTTAAGAAAAAAGACAGATAATAAATACTTATATTATTTTGCTTTGATTTGTTCTATGTTACCAGTAATTATTTTTAAAATAAGTGCTATAACAAGTGAAAGAAGTATAGGATTTATAGGTCTTTCGTATCTTAATTTTAAAGCTATACAAATGATTATTGAAATATATGATGGAGCTATTAAGGATGTAAATATTTTGAAAACATTATATTTCTTTTTGTTTTTTCCGACTTTGTCTTGTGGACCAATAGATAGATCAAGAAGATTTGAAGATGATTTAGAAAAAAATATAGGCAGAAAAGAGTATATAGATGATTATTTGAATCTAGGTATAAAACGTATAATTAGAGGAATAGTATATAAATTTATCATAGCTAATTTAGTTAGTGCATTGTGGATGAGCAAGATTCCTACTGATATAACCTTTATAAATTCTTTGAATTATATGTATGCATATAGCTTATACCTGTTTTTTGATTTTGCAGGATATACTGCATTTGCAGTTGGAACAAGCTATATTTTAGGTATAAAAGTGCCAGAGAACTTTAATAAGCCATTTTTAAGTAAAGATATGAAAGAATTTTGGACTAGATGGCACATATCATTGTCAAAGTGGTTTGGGGATTATATATATTCAAGGTTTGTATTAAATAGCATGAGAAATAAGAGATTTAAAAATAGATTTATTGCGTCTAATGTAGGGCAATTATTAACAATGCTTATTATGGGAGCATGGCATGATTTAAAATGGTATTATATTATATATGGACTTTATCAAGGATTAGCATTGGTAGGTACAGATATATATCAACGAAAATCGAAATTTTATAAAACTCATAAAAAACAAAAATGGTTTCAATATATTCAGATAGTAATCACATTTCATATAGCATGTTTTGGTTTATTATTATTTTCAGGATATTTATATAGTAAGTAG
- the dltA gene encoding D-alanine--poly(phosphoribitol) ligase subunit DltA: MKLLESIDKFSETSRVAVRCLDKQLTYKQLKEYSDKIAMYLLKEFKEDRRPIIIYGNKENNILPVMIGALKSGRAYVPLDVTFPEARINQIIDEVKPRVIFNFTNDSLDLKYELEIKQNEVDDIINMPINEVPSKDKWVKDEDNCYILFTSGSTGKPKGVQINKRNIDSFTKWFEEFLEFDESPKIILNQVSYSFDVSVIPIYMGLGNGKTLFTLNKETLEDLKLLFTELTSSNIDYWVSTPALAEICSKFDDFNNEKIDKLSEFIFAGEVLTKKLVKNLMNRFPNAKVINGYGPTEATVLISAININEDIIECEKGIPIGYPINNCELNIVDGQGNKLKDGEKGELIVIGDSVSIGYLNNSEMTNKVFFETSEVKQGYKTGDLAYYENGIIYYCGRKDFQIKLNGFRIEIEDIENNLRKVENINNTVVFPVFGEEDKISHLIAFVVLNNNNELSNLKNSTLIKNELKKLIPSYMIPRNIKILNEFPLNTNGKIDRKKLMEELK; this comes from the coding sequence ATGAAATTATTAGAGAGTATAGATAAGTTTTCAGAAACTAGTCGAGTAGCGGTTAGATGCTTGGACAAGCAATTGACATATAAACAGCTAAAAGAATATTCAGATAAAATAGCCATGTATTTATTAAAGGAATTTAAAGAGGATAGAAGACCAATTATTATTTATGGTAATAAGGAAAATAATATTTTACCAGTAATGATTGGAGCTTTGAAATCTGGCAGAGCATATGTGCCACTAGACGTCACATTTCCAGAAGCTAGAATAAATCAAATAATAGATGAAGTAAAACCTAGAGTTATATTTAACTTCACCAATGATTCGCTAGATTTAAAGTATGAATTAGAAATAAAGCAAAATGAAGTAGATGATATTATAAATATGCCTATAAATGAAGTGCCATCTAAGGACAAGTGGGTAAAAGATGAAGATAATTGCTATATATTGTTTACATCTGGAAGTACAGGAAAGCCAAAGGGCGTGCAAATAAATAAGAGAAATATTGATTCATTTACTAAGTGGTTTGAAGAATTCCTTGAATTTGATGAAAGTCCAAAGATAATTTTAAATCAAGTTTCATATTCTTTTGATGTATCGGTAATTCCTATATATATGGGATTAGGTAATGGAAAGACTTTATTTACTTTAAACAAGGAGACTTTAGAAGATTTAAAATTACTATTTACTGAGTTAACAAGTTCTAATATAGATTACTGGGTATCAACTCCAGCACTAGCAGAAATCTGTAGCAAATTTGATGATTTTAATAATGAAAAAATAGATAAATTATCAGAATTTATATTTGCAGGAGAAGTATTAACAAAGAAATTAGTTAAAAATTTAATGAATAGATTCCCTAATGCTAAAGTTATTAATGGTTATGGACCAACAGAAGCAACTGTTTTAATTTCAGCAATAAATATTAATGAAGACATAATAGAATGTGAAAAGGGAATACCTATAGGATATCCAATTAATAATTGTGAGTTGAATATAGTTGATGGACAAGGAAACAAATTAAAAGATGGAGAAAAAGGTGAGCTTATTGTCATAGGAGATAGTGTAAGCATAGGATATTTGAATAATTCTGAAATGACAAACAAAGTATTCTTTGAAACTTCAGAAGTTAAACAAGGATATAAAACTGGGGATTTAGCTTACTATGAAAATGGTATAATATATTATTGTGGTAGAAAAGATTTTCAAATAAAATTAAATGGTTTTAGAATTGAAATTGAAGACATAGAAAATAATTTAAGAAAAGTAGAAAATATAAATAATACAGTGGTATTCCCGGTTTTTGGTGAAGAAGATAAAATATCACACTTAATAGCATTTGTAGTTCTTAATAATAACAATGAATTGTCAAATTTAAAAAATTCAACATTAATAAAAAATGAATTGAAAAAATTAATACCGTCATATATGATTCCTAGAAATATAAAAATCTTGAATGAGTTTCCATTAAACACCAATGGTAAAATTGACAGAAAGAAACTTATGGAGGAATTAAAATGA
- the dltC gene encoding D-alanine--poly(phosphoribitol) ligase subunit 2, with translation MEEKVLNILIEVTGNDDILEEKDADLFEAGLLDSLGIIEVLLKIEEVFGLRLQPTDLEKNDMATVNNLVEFLNSKLN, from the coding sequence ATGGAAGAAAAAGTATTAAACATATTAATTGAAGTTACAGGTAATGATGATATTTTAGAGGAAAAGGATGCAGACTTATTTGAAGCTGGATTACTCGATTCATTAGGAATTATAGAAGTACTATTAAAGATTGAAGAAGTCTTTGGATTGAGATTACAACCAACAGACTTAGAAAAGAATGATATGGCAACAGTAAATAATTTAGTTGAATTTTTAAATAGTAAACTAAATTAA